The Patagioenas fasciata isolate bPatFas1 chromosome 3, bPatFas1.hap1, whole genome shotgun sequence genome contains a region encoding:
- the CFAP36 gene encoding cilia- and flagella-associated protein 36 — MAAEEEEGDVEWVVDTIAGFLQGPAWSIPILEFMEQKCEVFDDEEESKLSYTEIYQEYQALVERLLEDHLKEVGINEEKFQEAFSSPLAKTHTSQAILQTVLAAEDFRLFKTMMVQKNIEMQLQAIRIIKERNGVLPDCLTEGSDVFSEIEQEEMKILREVLRKSKEEYEIEQDRKRTEEARGKVKSADVTCSSPGDSRATVQLKGSTEGADPAQEAPKTPLEGSRKSGREDLKPVRAFHKGTGSSAQPAGARGTEDARKTAPGKGSANTAPKTGLKGPNFSELEEQELKQREDYLKKKRDLLMATKKESRNNVLVPPTTEQKKEESPPKEEMSEEKQKLLQKRKMLAEKLKEEVINKR; from the exons AtggcggcggaggaggaggagggagacgtGGAGTGGGTGGTGGACACGATCGCCGGGTTCCTGCAGGGGCCCGCCTGGTCCATCCCCATCCTGGAGTTCATGGAGCAGAAGTGCGAGG TTTTCGATGatgaagaagaaagcaaattGTCTTATACAGAGATTTACCAGGAGTACCAAGCTCTG GTTGAGAGATTGTTAGAAGACCATCTTAAAGAAGTTGGAATTAATGAAGAGAAGTTTCAAGAAGCTTTTTCATCTCCTCTTGCAAAGACACACACGTCACAg GCCATTTTGCAAACTGTGTTGGCAGCAGAGGATTTTAGACTATTTAAAACAATGATGGTACAGAAAAATATTGAAATGCAATTGCAAGCTATTAGGATCATCAAGGAAAGAAATG GTGTGTTACCTGATTGTTTGACCGAGGGTTCTGATGTGTTCAGTGAAATTGAAcaggaagaaatgaaaatactGAGGGAGGTTCTCAG GAAATCGAAGGAAGAATACGAAATAGAGCAAGACAGGAAAAGGACTGAAGAA GCACGTGGTAAAGTTAAATCAGCAGACGTCACCTGCAGTTCTCCGGGAGACTCGAGAGCAACCGTACAGCTGAAGGGGTCCACTGAGGGAGCCGATCCTGCTCAAGAAGCCCCAAAAACGCCTTTAG AGGGATCTCGGAAATCTGGGAGGGAAGACTTGAAACCGGTCCGTGCGTTCCACAAAGGCACAGGCAGCTCAGCCCAACCGGCCGGTGCCAGGGGCACAGAAGATGCCAGGAAAACAGCACCTGGAAAGGGTTCAGCAAACACAGCACCCAAAACGGGGCTGAAAGGACCC AATTTCTCAGAACTGGAAGAGCAGGAGCTGAAGCAGCGTGAGGACTACCTAAAGAAAAAACGAGACTTGCTGATGGCTACAAAGAAAGAGTCAAGAAATAACGTCCTGGTGCCACCAACCACGGAGCAGAAGAAGGAGGAATCACCTCCTAAAGAG gaaaTGTCCGAAGAGAAGCAAAAATTACTACAGAAGAGGAAAATGCTGGCAGAAAAACTAAAAGAAGAAGTTATCAATAAGCGGTAA